In Gemmobacter fulvus, a single window of DNA contains:
- a CDS encoding ABC transporter permease codes for MSGTPSPILRALRSPKGAIAGGWILLVVLGAIFAPWLTPYDYDVQNLPGAFQPPDAAHWLGTDEFGRDLLTRLLYGARTSLSVSAIAIGISVAAGMILGAAAGYLGGRFDRAVTIVVDLTWSFPEILVALILVAIIGPGVTGTMAAIGVAYLAQFTRLARAQILAIKSETFIEASRALGASGRFILFRHLIPNTLVPVLVAGMLATGDAIILEATLGFFGLGAQPPTPSWGAMMSSGTAQLFKAPGIILFPGLAVAITVVAINLFGDALVRALDIRLRAREA; via the coding sequence ATGAGCGGCACCCCTTCCCCCATCCTGCGCGCGCTGCGCAGCCCGAAGGGCGCGATTGCCGGCGGCTGGATCCTGCTGGTGGTGCTGGGCGCGATCTTTGCCCCTTGGCTCACCCCCTATGACTACGATGTGCAGAACCTGCCGGGCGCGTTTCAGCCCCCGGATGCCGCGCATTGGCTGGGCACCGATGAATTCGGGCGTGATCTGCTGACGCGCTTGCTGTATGGCGCGCGGACCTCGCTGTCGGTTTCGGCCATTGCCATCGGCATTTCGGTTGCGGCGGGCATGATCCTTGGCGCGGCGGCGGGCTATCTTGGCGGGCGCTTCGACCGTGCCGTTACCATCGTCGTCGATCTGACATGGTCCTTTCCCGAAATCCTTGTCGCGCTGATCCTTGTGGCGATCATCGGCCCCGGTGTGACCGGCACGATGGCGGCCATCGGGGTGGCCTATCTGGCGCAGTTCACCCGGCTGGCCCGCGCGCAGATCCTTGCGATCAAATCGGAAACCTTCATCGAGGCGTCGCGCGCGCTTGGGGCTTCGGGGCGGTTTATCCTGTTCCGGCATCTGATCCCCAATACGCTGGTGCCGGTGCTGGTGGCGGGCATGCTGGCCACTGGGGATGCGATCATTCTGGAGGCGACGCTCGGCTTTTTCGGGCTGGGGGCGCAACCGCCGACGCCAAGCTGGGGTGCGATGATGTCCTCGGGTACCGCGCAGTTGTTCAAGGCGCCCGGCATCATCCTGTTTCCCGGCCTTGCGGTGGCGATCACCGTGGTGGCGATCAACCTGTTTGGCGATGCGCTGGTGCGCGCGCTCGACATCCGGCTGCGCGCGCGGGAGGCCTGA
- a CDS encoding thiamine pyrophosphate-dependent dehydrogenase E1 component subunit alpha has translation MQPTKDSLGWMYRHMVISRRFEKTIEKIYLEGKTPVFNMANGPIPGEMHLSDGQEPVAVGVCAHLTAEDVVTATHRPHHQAIAKGVDLRRMAAEIFGKATGLSGGRGGHMHIFDADVNFACSGIIAQGMGPAVGAALSRKIQGKTGVAVAFIGEGAANQGAFHEAMNLAAVWNLPFICVIEDNAWGISVSKRASTAVERNHVRAAAYGIPGHYVEGNDPWKIYEVAGEAIARARRGEGPTLIEVETFRLAGHFMGDAEGYRPKGEKDGLFARDPIPAMRARLLAEGHATAAELDRIEAEAEATVEDAIRFARDSADPRPEDALTSVFA, from the coding sequence ATGCAACCCACCAAGGACAGCCTCGGCTGGATGTACCGGCATATGGTCATCAGCCGCCGCTTCGAGAAAACGATCGAGAAGATCTATCTCGAAGGCAAGACCCCCGTCTTCAACATGGCCAATGGCCCGATCCCCGGCGAGATGCACCTGTCTGACGGGCAAGAGCCGGTCGCCGTCGGCGTCTGTGCGCATCTGACCGCAGAGGATGTGGTGACGGCCACGCATCGCCCGCATCATCAGGCCATCGCCAAGGGCGTCGATCTGCGCCGCATGGCCGCCGAGATCTTCGGCAAGGCCACGGGCCTGTCGGGCGGGCGCGGCGGGCATATGCACATCTTCGACGCCGATGTGAACTTTGCCTGTTCGGGCATCATTGCGCAGGGCATGGGGCCTGCGGTTGGCGCGGCGCTGTCGCGCAAGATCCAGGGGAAGACCGGAGTTGCCGTCGCCTTCATCGGCGAAGGGGCCGCCAATCAGGGCGCGTTTCACGAAGCGATGAATCTGGCCGCCGTATGGAACCTGCCGTTCATCTGCGTGATCGAAGACAATGCATGGGGCATCTCTGTCTCCAAACGCGCCTCGACCGCGGTGGAGCGCAACCATGTGCGCGCCGCTGCCTATGGCATTCCGGGGCATTATGTCGAAGGCAACGACCCTTGGAAAATCTACGAGGTGGCGGGCGAGGCGATTGCGCGGGCGCGGCGGGGCGAAGGCCCGACCCTGATCGAGGTGGAGACCTTCCGTCTGGCCGGGCATTTCATGGGCGATGCCGAAGGCTATCGTCCGAAGGGCGAAAAGGACGGGCTGTTTGCCCGTGACCCGATCCCCGCGATGCGGGCGCGACTGCTGGCCGAAGGCCATGCCACCGCCGCCGAGCTGGACCGGATCGAGGCCGAAGCCGAAGCCACCGTCGAGGATGCAATCCGCTTTGCCCGCGACAGCGCCGATCCCCGCCCCGAAGACGCGCTGACCAGCGTTTTCGCCTGA
- a CDS encoding ABC transporter ATP-binding protein, whose translation MLLDVTDLSVSIGSVSPLSGISFALDRGEILGLVGESGSGKSLTALALTGLLPLIGGRITAGAVRFDGTDLARLRERDLRALRGRRIGFVTQNPMTAMDPVQRIGAQVDVVSRLHLGLSAQAARARTLDLLTQLRIPEAAAVCEAYPHQLSGGMKQRIVIAMALAGEPDLIVADEPTTALDVTVQAQIIHILTTLVRERGLGLILITHDMGVVAQACDKVAVLYAGRLAEARPVGALFAHPAHPYTAALIDCIPREGMAPGALTGIPGAVPSVAAYPPGCRYHPRCPRATDLCRSTVPPITTGETRLACHHPMEQPHD comes from the coding sequence ATGCTGTTGGACGTAACAGACCTGTCCGTCTCCATCGGCAGTGTCAGCCCGTTGTCGGGCATCTCTTTCGCGCTGGACCGGGGCGAGATCCTCGGGCTGGTGGGCGAAAGCGGGTCGGGCAAATCGCTGACCGCGCTGGCGCTGACCGGGCTTTTGCCGCTGATCGGCGGGCGGATCACGGCGGGCGCGGTGCGCTTTGACGGCACCGATCTGGCCCGCCTGCGCGAACGCGACCTGCGGGCGCTGCGCGGGCGGCGCATCGGCTTTGTCACCCAGAACCCGATGACGGCGATGGATCCGGTGCAACGGATCGGGGCGCAGGTGGATGTTGTCTCGCGGCTGCATCTGGGCCTGTCGGCACAGGCGGCGCGGGCCCGCACCCTTGATCTGCTGACGCAACTGCGCATCCCCGAGGCGGCGGCGGTCTGCGAAGCCTATCCGCATCAGCTTTCGGGTGGCATGAAGCAGCGCATCGTGATTGCGATGGCGCTGGCCGGTGAGCCGGACCTGATCGTCGCGGACGAGCCGACAACCGCGCTGGATGTGACGGTGCAGGCGCAGATCATTCATATCCTGACGACGCTGGTGCGCGAGCGGGGTCTGGGCCTGATCCTGATCACGCATGACATGGGGGTGGTGGCGCAGGCCTGCGACAAGGTGGCGGTGCTCTATGCCGGGCGACTGGCCGAGGCGCGGCCGGTGGGGGCGCTGTTCGCCCATCCGGCGCATCCCTATACGGCGGCGCTGATCGACTGCATCCCGCGCGAAGGCATGGCCCCCGGCGCGCTGACCGGTATTCCCGGTGCCGTGCCCTCGGTGGCGGCCTATCCGCCGGGCTGCCGCTATCATCCGCGCTGCCCGCGGGCCACCGATCTGTGCCGCAGCACCGTGCCCCCCATCACCACCGGCGAGACCCGTCTTGCCTGCCATCACCCCATGGAGCAGCCGCATGACTGA
- a CDS encoding 2-oxo acid dehydrogenase subunit E2 produces the protein MTAALPSDPQIVPLRGVRGMIADKMVQSLHEAAQLTHHAAADVTALLAAKTDLAAQGIKASVEDLLMLVVVRVLQAHPGLNGRVQGREVHLAPAVDLSVAIALPGNLLVAPAIFGADRLDLAGLRAARQDLAARARINKLSVAEMTGGSFCISNLGLTRVEQFTPILNTPQIGILGIGCITDRAVRTAEGGMALRPYAGLSLTFDHRAVDGAPAAAFLTDLCTAIESFVP, from the coding sequence ATGACGGCGGCGCTGCCTTCCGATCCGCAGATCGTGCCGCTGCGCGGTGTGCGCGGCATGATTGCCGACAAGATGGTGCAAAGCCTGCATGAGGCAGCACAGCTGACCCACCATGCGGCGGCCGATGTGACAGCGCTGCTGGCCGCCAAAACCGATCTGGCGGCGCAGGGGATCAAGGCCTCGGTCGAGGATCTGCTGATGCTGGTGGTGGTGCGGGTGTTGCAAGCCCACCCCGGCCTGAATGGCCGGGTGCAGGGGCGCGAAGTGCATCTTGCCCCGGCGGTCGACCTGTCGGTCGCCATCGCACTGCCCGGCAACTTGCTGGTGGCGCCGGCGATCTTCGGGGCCGACAGGCTGGATCTGGCCGGGCTGCGCGCGGCGCGGCAGGATCTGGCGGCGCGGGCGCGGATCAACAAACTGAGCGTCGCCGAGATGACGGGCGGCAGTTTCTGCATCTCCAACCTCGGGCTGACGCGGGTGGAACAGTTTACCCCGATCCTGAACACGCCGCAGATCGGGATTCTGGGCATCGGCTGCATCACCGACCGGGCGGTGCGGACTGCGGAGGGCGGCATGGCCTTGCGCCCCTATGCGGGCCTGTCGCTGACCTTCGATCACCGCGCGGTTGACGGGGCGCCTGCCGCCGCCTTTCTGACCGATCTCTGCACCGCCATTGAAAGCTTTGTGCCATGA
- a CDS encoding alpha-ketoacid dehydrogenase subunit beta, translating to MQQTNERKLTIARAMAEAMAQEMRLDPRVFVMGEDIAALGGVFGNTRGLLDEFGADRVRDTPISETGFIGAAVGAAQDGMRPVVELMFVDFFGVCFDAIYNLMAKNIYFSGGSFKVPMVLMTSTGGGYSDAGQHSQCLYGSFAHLPGMKVVAPSNAYDAKGLMTAALRDDSPVIYMYHKGLQGMGWLGTEAAATVHVPEDSYTLEIGKARVVREGRDVSIVSIGMGVHHALKAAARLEADGVSAEVVDLRSLVPLDRETIRASVAKTGRLIVVDEDYMSYGLSGEIIATVTEHDISGLKAAPKRIAYPDVPIPFARGMEQFCLPNPDKIIGAWRAMHAA from the coding sequence ATGCAACAGACCAATGAACGCAAACTGACCATCGCCCGCGCCATGGCCGAGGCCATGGCACAGGAAATGCGCCTCGACCCGCGCGTTTTCGTGATGGGCGAGGACATCGCCGCCCTGGGCGGGGTGTTCGGCAATACCCGCGGCCTGCTGGACGAATTCGGCGCAGACCGGGTGCGCGACACGCCGATTTCGGAGACCGGCTTCATCGGCGCGGCGGTGGGGGCCGCGCAGGACGGCATGCGCCCGGTGGTGGAGCTGATGTTCGTCGATTTCTTCGGCGTCTGCTTTGATGCCATCTACAACCTGATGGCGAAGAACATCTATTTTTCGGGTGGCAGCTTCAAGGTGCCGATGGTGCTGATGACCTCGACCGGCGGCGGCTATTCGGATGCGGGGCAACATTCGCAATGTCTGTATGGCAGCTTTGCGCATCTGCCCGGCATGAAGGTGGTGGCCCCCTCCAACGCCTATGATGCCAAGGGCCTGATGACGGCGGCGCTGCGCGATGACAGCCCGGTGATCTATATGTATCACAAGGGCTTGCAGGGCATGGGCTGGCTGGGCACCGAAGCCGCCGCCACCGTGCATGTGCCCGAGGACAGCTATACGCTGGAGATCGGCAAGGCGCGGGTGGTGCGTGAGGGGCGCGATGTCTCCATCGTCAGCATCGGCATGGGGGTGCATCACGCGCTGAAGGCCGCAGCACGATTGGAGGCCGATGGCGTCAGCGCCGAGGTGGTCGACCTGCGCTCGCTCGTGCCGCTGGACCGCGAGACGATCCGGGCCTCGGTCGCCAAGACCGGACGGCTGATCGTGGTGGACGAGGATTACATGAGCTACGGCCTGTCGGGCGAAATCATCGCCACGGTCACGGAACATGATATTTCCGGGCTGAAAGCGGCCCCCAAGCGCATCGCCTACCCGGATGTGCCGATCCCGTTTGCCCGTGGGATGGAACAGTTCTGCCTGCCCAATCCCGACAAGATCATCGGGGCCTGGCGCGCGATGCACGCGGCCTGA
- a CDS encoding M81 family metallopeptidase, with protein sequence MTFHVLTAEFIHESNTFKKGKTGLHAFAVDTLHEGEAGISRRGDVNAELAGFLDVAKAEGWQITHAISAHATPGACVAREAYDHIAGRICAAAEAHKATLTGVALGLHGSMVPEFCDDGEGELLRRLRAILGPDLPIAVTLDLHAMVSPEMVRDAQIYVSYKTYPHVDMRLTGQHAARLLGAAMAGSVRPATLRTHLPMLDEANGGRTDVPETAALYDDAKRHEQEPGILAVSINAGFAEADTKILGPTVLVTHDTAVPGAAARAAEIAQALAARIWAGRHNTANEFLSVEDAAAIAKGFDTANGPLVISDYADNPGAGAYGDATALLKALLDAGITNAAFSPMIDPEAAAELHRHAVGDTVTLAVGGKADPSFGGAPLMLTGQIMCLSDGAFTGDGPIMGGVSHTFGPTAVLRVQGIDILIVTEGEQMLDRQQLIAFGIEPTQHAVLALKSMQHFRAAFEPIAGRVIVCDSGALATPQAHRRPYKRAIRPIFPLDRDMVL encoded by the coding sequence ATGACCTTTCACGTTCTGACCGCCGAATTCATCCATGAATCCAACACGTTCAAGAAAGGCAAAACCGGGCTGCACGCCTTTGCCGTTGACACGCTGCATGAAGGCGAGGCGGGCATTTCCCGGCGCGGCGATGTGAATGCCGAACTGGCGGGCTTTCTGGATGTGGCTAAGGCCGAGGGCTGGCAGATCACCCATGCCATTTCGGCTCATGCGACGCCCGGCGCCTGTGTGGCGCGCGAGGCCTATGACCATATCGCGGGCCGCATCTGTGCTGCCGCCGAGGCGCACAAGGCCACACTGACCGGGGTGGCGCTGGGGCTGCACGGCTCCATGGTGCCGGAATTCTGCGATGATGGCGAAGGCGAATTGCTGCGCCGCTTGCGCGCCATCCTCGGCCCCGATCTGCCGATTGCGGTGACGCTGGACCTGCATGCGATGGTCAGCCCCGAAATGGTGCGGGATGCGCAGATCTATGTGTCTTACAAGACCTATCCGCATGTCGACATGCGGCTGACCGGGCAGCACGCGGCGCGGCTGCTGGGGGCGGCGATGGCCGGTTCGGTGCGCCCCGCCACGCTGCGCACGCATCTGCCGATGCTGGACGAGGCGAATGGCGGGCGGACCGATGTGCCCGAAACCGCAGCGCTTTACGACGATGCCAAGCGCCATGAGCAGGAGCCGGGGATTCTGGCGGTGTCGATCAATGCGGGCTTTGCCGAGGCGGATACCAAGATCCTTGGCCCGACCGTGCTGGTGACGCATGACACCGCCGTTCCGGGCGCCGCCGCCCGTGCGGCCGAGATCGCACAGGCGCTTGCCGCCCGCATCTGGGCGGGGCGGCACAACACGGCGAACGAGTTCCTGAGCGTGGAGGATGCCGCCGCCATCGCCAAGGGCTTTGATACCGCCAATGGCCCGCTGGTGATCTCTGACTATGCCGACAATCCCGGTGCGGGCGCCTATGGCGATGCGACGGCGCTGCTCAAGGCCCTGCTGGATGCCGGGATCACCAATGCCGCCTTTTCCCCGATGATCGACCCCGAGGCGGCGGCAGAGCTGCATCGTCATGCGGTGGGCGATACGGTCACGCTGGCGGTGGGTGGCAAGGCAGACCCCAGCTTTGGCGGTGCGCCGCTGATGCTGACCGGGCAGATCATGTGCCTGTCGGACGGGGCCTTTACCGGCGACGGGCCGATCATGGGTGGGGTGTCGCATACTTTCGGGCCGACGGCGGTGCTGCGGGTTCAGGGCATCGACATCCTGATCGTGACCGAGGGCGAGCAGATGCTGGACCGTCAGCAGTTGATCGCCTTCGGCATCGAACCGACGCAGCACGCGGTGCTGGCGCTGAAATCCATGCAGCATTTCCGCGCCGCGTTCGAGCCGATTGCCGGGCGGGTGATCGTCTGTGACAGCGGCGCATTGGCCACGCCGCAGGCGCATCGCCGCCCCTACAAACGCGCGATCCGCCCGATCTTCCCGCTGGACCGCGACATGGTTCTGTAA
- a CDS encoding gluconate 2-dehydrogenase subunit 3 family protein: MLHFLTRRRPAPRAKARLSRRGFLLSSALASVAVASLGHGTAWAGPALGPDAAATLLRMTQDIYPHPTLVEPEHYQAIADALMTEAETDAEVKTLLADGLTALDAQATALHGSAFAAVADADAREALLRAVQHGAFFQKIRWATYFGIYDNKALWARFNYEGSSWEEGGYADRGFSDITWVPQGPSEADRLAAVQ; the protein is encoded by the coding sequence ATGTTACACTTTCTCACCCGTCGGCGGCCTGCGCCGCGCGCCAAGGCCCGGCTCAGCCGCCGGGGCTTTCTGCTCAGTTCGGCCTTGGCCAGCGTTGCCGTGGCCAGCCTCGGTCACGGCACAGCCTGGGCCGGACCGGCGCTTGGCCCCGATGCGGCGGCGACGCTGCTGCGCATGACGCAGGACATCTATCCGCACCCGACATTGGTGGAGCCGGAGCATTATCAGGCGATTGCGGATGCACTGATGACCGAGGCCGAAACGGATGCCGAGGTCAAGACCCTGCTGGCCGACGGGCTGACGGCGCTGGATGCGCAGGCGACGGCGCTGCATGGCAGCGCGTTTGCGGCGGTGGCGGATGCCGATGCGCGCGAGGCGCTGCTGCGTGCGGTGCAGCACGGTGCGTTTTTCCAGAAGATCCGCTGGGCCACCTACTTTGGCATCTATGACAACAAGGCGCTCTGGGCCCGGTTCAACTATGAGGGCTCTTCCTGGGAGGAAGGCGGCTATGCCGACCGGGGCTTCAGCGACATCACCTGGGTGCCACAGGGCCCCTCCGAGGCGGACCGCCTCGCTGCCGTGCAATAA
- a CDS encoding lipoate--protein ligase family protein, with protein MTGPLLRCADVAEGLAAEAALLAAGQAGVCLWTAAQRGLVLPASTARQTGFAAAAAASAARGWPLHTRPSGGGTVPQGPGVLNLALVFSAPAGFGIADGYRLLCAPLVASLATLGLAATPAPVPGAFCDGLWNLALRGRKIVGTAQRWRATAQGPLVLAHALVLLSGDPAPACRAIAALHRNLGDGFAPDPALHTTLAAESRSVDAAAFARQLHLHASRELAALTRDGWPCAA; from the coding sequence ATGACTGGGCCGCTGCTGCGCTGTGCCGATGTGGCCGAGGGGCTGGCGGCAGAGGCGGCGCTGCTGGCGGCGGGGCAGGCGGGCGTCTGTCTCTGGACTGCCGCGCAACGTGGTCTCGTGCTGCCTGCCAGCACCGCGCGTCAGACCGGCTTTGCGGCGGCGGCAGCGGCCAGTGCGGCGCGGGGCTGGCCGCTGCATACACGGCCCAGCGGCGGCGGCACCGTGCCGCAGGGGCCGGGTGTGCTGAACCTCGCGCTGGTCTTTTCGGCCCCGGCGGGGTTCGGCATCGCGGATGGCTATCGTCTGCTCTGCGCACCGCTGGTCGCCAGCCTTGCCACGCTTGGCCTTGCCGCGACACCCGCGCCGGTGCCGGGGGCGTTCTGTGACGGCCTGTGGAACCTTGCCCTGCGCGGGCGCAAGATCGTGGGCACCGCGCAGCGCTGGCGCGCCACGGCGCAGGGGCCGCTGGTGCTGGCCCATGCGCTTGTGTTGCTGTCGGGTGATCCGGCCCCGGCCTGTCGCGCCATTGCCGCCCTGCACCGCAATCTGGGCGACGGTTTCGCCCCCGATCCGGCGCTGCATACAACGCTGGCCGCCGAAAGCCGCAGTGTGGATGCCGCCGCCTTTGCCCGGCAGCTGCACCTTCACGCCAGCCGCGAACTGGCGGCCCTGACCCGGGACGGATGGCCCTGCGCCGCCTGA
- a CDS encoding GMC family oxidoreductase, protein MTQFDLNDDSLVVIVGSGAGGGTLANELAQKGIKSVVLEAGKPYTQDDIENDEWGMFNKISWLDKRISAGGWHHAVNHPGLPAWIVKGYGGSTIHWAGVALRFKEYEFKTRSTYGDMADANLEDWPLSLAELTPYYERAELKMGVTGKTTGMPHLPWNNGFRVLAEGARRTGRSNIASGPMAINSVDRDGRPACQQIGFCMQGCKVGAKWSTMYTELPRAVETGNCEIRTDCMVLKIEHDAQGRASGVLYADAAGNQHLQKARVVCVAGNSIESPRLLLNSASSLFPDGLANSSGQVGRNYMCHTTAGVYAAMPEKVRMYRGTSVAGIVADEVRDDPTRGFRGGYHLEFLSLGLPFLAAFLEPGNTGWGRRTAEAMEQYGNMSGVWVCGEDMARADNRITLHATERDQYGLPVPVVTKTPHNNDHAMTADACNVTGEIYDAVGAKAIYNLPAYPASHNMGTNRMSADPTRGVVNAQGQSHDVANLFVSDGSQFTSSSAANPTLTIVALAIRQAESIAAKMTAREI, encoded by the coding sequence ATGACACAATTCGATCTGAACGATGACAGCCTTGTCGTGATCGTCGGTTCTGGGGCCGGGGGTGGAACCTTGGCCAATGAGCTGGCTCAGAAGGGCATCAAATCCGTCGTGCTGGAAGCGGGTAAACCCTATACGCAGGACGATATCGAAAACGATGAATGGGGGATGTTCAACAAGATCTCCTGGCTGGACAAACGCATCTCGGCGGGCGGCTGGCATCATGCGGTCAACCATCCGGGCCTTCCGGCCTGGATCGTGAAAGGGTATGGCGGATCGACGATCCATTGGGCGGGCGTTGCGCTGCGGTTCAAGGAATACGAGTTCAAGACCCGCAGCACCTATGGTGACATGGCCGATGCCAATCTGGAGGATTGGCCGCTGTCGCTGGCCGAGCTTACGCCCTATTACGAACGGGCCGAGCTGAAGATGGGTGTCACGGGCAAGACCACCGGGATGCCGCATCTGCCGTGGAACAACGGGTTCCGGGTGCTGGCCGAAGGCGCGCGGCGCACCGGGCGCAGCAATATCGCCTCTGGCCCGATGGCGATCAATTCGGTGGATCGGGACGGGCGACCGGCCTGCCAGCAGATTGGCTTCTGCATGCAGGGCTGCAAGGTCGGGGCGAAATGGTCCACCATGTACACCGAATTGCCGCGCGCGGTGGAGACGGGCAATTGCGAGATCCGCACCGATTGCATGGTGCTGAAGATCGAGCATGACGCGCAGGGCAGGGCAAGCGGCGTGCTCTATGCCGATGCGGCGGGCAATCAGCATCTGCAAAAGGCGCGGGTGGTCTGTGTGGCGGGCAATTCGATCGAAAGCCCGCGGCTTCTGCTCAATTCCGCGTCGTCGTTGTTCCCCGATGGTCTGGCGAACAGCTCCGGTCAGGTGGGGCGCAATTACATGTGCCACACAACGGCGGGTGTCTATGCGGCGATGCCCGAAAAGGTGCGCATGTATCGCGGCACCTCGGTTGCCGGGATCGTGGCCGACGAGGTGCGCGATGATCCGACGCGCGGCTTCCGGGGCGGCTATCACCTGGAATTCCTGTCGCTGGGCCTGCCGTTCCTCGCGGCCTTCCTCGAGCCGGGCAATACCGGCTGGGGCCGCCGCACCGCCGAGGCGATGGAGCAATATGGCAATATGTCGGGCGTCTGGGTCTGTGGCGAGGATATGGCGCGGGCCGACAACCGCATCACCCTGCACGCGACGGAACGCGACCAATATGGCCTGCCGGTGCCGGTGGTGACCAAGACACCCCACAACAACGATCATGCGATGACGGCAGATGCCTGCAATGTCACCGGCGAGATCTATGATGCGGTGGGGGCCAAGGCGATCTACAACCTGCCCGCCTACCCGGCCAGCCACAACATGGGCACCAACCGCATGTCAGCCGATCCCACGCGGGGTGTGGTGAATGCGCAGGGGCAATCGCATGATGTGGCCAATCTGTTCGTGTCGGATGGCAGCCAGTTCACCTCCAGCTCGGCGGCGAACCCGACGCTGACCATCGTGGCACTGGCAATCCGGCAGGCCGAAAGCATCGCGGCCAAGATGACCGCGCGCGAGATCTGA
- a CDS encoding biotin/lipoyl-containing protein, whose translation MTTNITIPTDLWDEDQEAVITSWLVSAGSRVAEGALLAEIMTAKVQYEILATASGTLVILKEQDEVVAKGDVIGQIT comes from the coding sequence ATGACAACCAATATCACCATTCCGACCGATCTGTGGGACGAAGACCAGGAGGCGGTCATCACCTCCTGGCTGGTCAGCGCCGGATCCCGCGTGGCCGAAGGCGCGCTGCTGGCCGAGATCATGACCGCCAAGGTGCAATATGAAATCCTCGCCACCGCGTCGGGCACGCTGGTGATCCTGAAAGAACAGGACGAGGTGGTCGCCAAGGGCGATGTGATCGGGCAGATCACATGA
- a CDS encoding ABC transporter ATP-binding protein: MTEPLVTLDHLSRRFETGGGWFTKPRAMMAVRDVSLAIPKGAVMGVVGESGCGKSTLARLVLRLIEPTAGQVRFDGTDLTTLSPAALRLMRRRMAMVFQDPYSSLDPRYTIADVLAEPYRAQGLPMPEGRVQELLAQVGLSPAMARAFPHQLSGGQRQRAGIARALALAPDFLVLDEPTASLDVSIQAQIIALLEDLKARLGLTYLFISHDLGLVRYFCDRIVVMYLGAVVEVLPDPKAPPRHPYTRALMASNFTPDPRQRKSLAALTGEIPSAFALPPGCAFASRCPVATDLCRRENPALLRDESGHALACFHPQS, encoded by the coding sequence ATGACTGAGCCGCTGGTCACCCTCGATCACCTGTCGCGCCGGTTTGAAACCGGGGGCGGGTGGTTCACCAAACCACGGGCCATGATGGCGGTGCGCGATGTGTCGCTGGCCATTCCCAAAGGCGCCGTCATGGGCGTGGTGGGCGAAAGCGGCTGTGGCAAAAGCACCCTGGCCCGGCTGGTTCTGCGGCTGATCGAACCGACAGCGGGGCAGGTGCGCTTTGACGGCACCGACCTGACCACCCTGTCCCCCGCCGCGCTGCGCCTGATGCGCCGACGCATGGCGATGGTGTTTCAGGATCCCTATTCCTCGCTGGATCCGCGCTACACCATTGCCGATGTGCTGGCCGAACCCTACCGCGCGCAGGGCCTGCCGATGCCCGAAGGCCGGGTGCAGGAGCTGCTGGCGCAGGTTGGCCTGTCGCCCGCAATGGCGCGCGCCTTCCCGCACCAGCTTTCGGGTGGGCAGCGGCAACGTGCGGGCATCGCCCGGGCGCTGGCACTGGCCCCCGATTTTCTGGTGCTGGATGAGCCGACCGCCTCGCTCGATGTGTCGATCCAGGCGCAGATCATCGCGCTGCTGGAGGATCTGAAGGCGCGGCTCGGCCTGACCTATCTGTTCATCTCGCATGATCTTGGGTTGGTGCGGTATTTCTGCGACCGCATCGTGGTGATGTATCTGGGGGCTGTGGTCGAGGTGTTGCCCGATCCGAAAGCGCCGCCGCGCCATCCCTATACGCGGGCGCTGATGGCCAGCAATTTCACCCCCGATCCGCGCCAGCGCAAATCACTGGCCGCGCTGACCGGCGAGATTCCATCCGCCTTCGCCCTGCCGCCCGGCTGTGCCTTTGCCAGCCGCTGCCCGGTGGCGACAGACCTGTGCCGCCGCGAAAACCCGGCCTTGCTGCGCGACGAGAGCGGCCACGCTCTTGCCTGTTTTCACCCTCAAAGCTGA